A single window of Collinsella aerofaciens DNA harbors:
- a CDS encoding helix-turn-helix domain-containing protein: MAKEELPECPVATAVTLIGGKWKLLIIRNLRVRPWRFNELRRDLEGISQKVLTDSLRQMEDDGLVFRHDYGENPPRVEYGLTELGRQMMPIMDSLADFGAYYKTVVS, from the coding sequence ATGGCGAAAGAGGAGCTTCCGGAGTGTCCGGTCGCAACGGCGGTAACGCTCATTGGCGGCAAGTGGAAGCTGCTCATTATCCGTAACTTGCGCGTACGCCCTTGGCGTTTCAACGAGTTGCGCCGCGACCTCGAGGGGATCTCTCAGAAGGTGCTTACCGACAGCCTGCGGCAGATGGAGGATGATGGGCTGGTCTTTCGCCATGACTATGGCGAGAATCCTCCCCGCGTTGAGTATGGCCTTACCGAGCTCGGCCGCCAGATGATGCCCATCATGGACTCGCTCGCAGACTTCGGCGCTTATTACAAGACGGTCGTTTCGTAG
- a CDS encoding cupin domain-containing protein: MANYARTHIGNESRVELHEVLGLTGAEVSVNNLPAGAGVPFVHAHKENEEIYGVLEGAGSVTIDGEEIELAAGDWLRISPAAHRQFRAASDSGITYVCIQVKQGSLDAFTADDAIMF, encoded by the coding sequence ATGGCTAATTATGCAAGGACCCACATCGGTAATGAGAGCCGTGTCGAGCTGCACGAAGTGCTCGGGCTTACCGGGGCAGAGGTGAGTGTCAACAATCTTCCCGCCGGCGCTGGCGTTCCGTTCGTCCATGCACACAAGGAAAACGAGGAAATCTATGGCGTGCTCGAAGGCGCCGGCTCGGTCACGATCGACGGTGAGGAAATCGAGCTTGCAGCCGGCGACTGGCTGCGCATTTCCCCCGCCGCACACCGTCAGTTCCGCGCCGCATCCGACTCGGGCATCACATACGTCTGCATTCAGGTCAAGCAGGGATCCCTTGATGCCTTCACGGCCGACGACGCTATCATGTTCTAA
- a CDS encoding TetR/AcrR family transcriptional regulator, producing the protein MESGKIDRRRRYTLSVIREAFFALLAEVGFAKMTVADICRCADINRGTFYLHYEDKFALLDALIDEALAAAPPLEGTEAEALCQRPPANDDYYLLYSDDDAYARVAQRVVERGAEQMVPSIMEETGLSREDAYLLFVHNVQGNLAVNRLLGWRRGPEFAHAQELLSAYSEGGMRAVSAPCTPIAN; encoded by the coding sequence ATGGAATCGGGGAAGATCGATCGTCGCCGACGCTATACGCTTTCGGTCATACGGGAGGCGTTCTTTGCGCTGCTGGCCGAGGTCGGCTTCGCGAAGATGACGGTGGCGGATATTTGCCGCTGTGCCGATATCAACCGCGGCACGTTCTATTTGCACTACGAGGACAAGTTCGCGCTGCTTGATGCACTTATCGACGAGGCCCTGGCGGCGGCGCCCCCGCTTGAGGGAACGGAGGCGGAGGCTCTCTGCCAGCGCCCGCCGGCAAACGATGACTATTATCTGCTCTACTCGGATGACGATGCATACGCCCGGGTGGCACAGCGCGTCGTCGAGCGCGGCGCTGAGCAGATGGTTCCCTCGATCATGGAGGAGACCGGGCTCTCGCGCGAGGACGCCTATCTGCTCTTCGTTCACAACGTCCAGGGAAATCTCGCGGTCAACCGCCTACTCGGTTGGAGGCGAGGGCCCGAGTTCGCCCACGCCCAGGAGCTGCTCAGCGCCTATTCCGAAGGGGGCATGCGGGCGGTATCGGCCCCTTGCACACCGATCGCGAATTAG
- a CDS encoding NAD-dependent protein deacetylase, with translation MTLYERLVIELTNQSFSHQAAYRTGGTPYELSAREPERYDQQIETFARMIDEADCVLVGGASGLSAAGGGDFYYEDNATYRRHFGKFAERYGFRGAFEGSSYRWPTAESRWGYLATFLDTTLNAPLREPYKDLDAILTEKDFFVLTTNQDTQFMKIYPWEKVAEIQGDHRFFQCSHCCTGEVWDAVEPVSRMVEAMGDGLEVPTEFVPRCPHCGAEAFPWVRGYGNFLQGELYEEQYRKVSDWLDAHARQRILFLELGVGRMTPAFIQEPFWALTAQLPQAGYIAVNNRTQFLPRAIEDRGLAVRADIADVLADVRKTLGR, from the coding sequence GTGACTCTATACGAGCGGCTCGTTATCGAACTCACCAACCAATCGTTTTCCCATCAGGCCGCCTACCGCACCGGCGGCACGCCCTATGAACTGAGTGCCCGCGAGCCCGAGCGCTACGACCAGCAAATCGAAACGTTTGCCCGCATGATCGATGAAGCCGATTGCGTGCTTGTAGGCGGGGCCTCTGGGCTCTCCGCGGCGGGCGGCGGCGACTTCTACTACGAAGACAACGCGACCTATCGCAGGCATTTCGGCAAATTCGCCGAGCGCTACGGTTTCAGGGGCGCTTTTGAAGGGTCGTCCTACCGCTGGCCCACCGCCGAGTCGCGCTGGGGCTACCTTGCCACCTTCCTCGACACCACGCTCAACGCCCCGCTGCGCGAGCCCTACAAAGATCTCGACGCCATTCTTACCGAGAAAGACTTCTTCGTTCTCACCACCAACCAGGACACGCAGTTCATGAAAATCTACCCTTGGGAGAAGGTAGCAGAGATCCAAGGCGATCACCGCTTCTTCCAGTGCTCCCACTGTTGCACCGGCGAGGTGTGGGACGCGGTCGAGCCGGTCTCCCGCATGGTAGAGGCCATGGGAGACGGCCTTGAGGTTCCGACAGAATTCGTGCCACGCTGCCCGCACTGCGGGGCAGAGGCGTTCCCTTGGGTTCGCGGCTACGGCAACTTCCTGCAGGGCGAGCTCTACGAGGAGCAGTACCGCAAGGTGTCCGACTGGCTCGACGCGCACGCGCGGCAGAGGATCCTTTTCCTCGAGCTGGGCGTGGGCCGCATGACGCCTGCGTTTATCCAGGAGCCGTTCTGGGCCCTCACGGCGCAGTTGCCGCAGGCTGGCTACATCGCCGTGAACAACAGGACGCAGTTTCTCCCCCGTGCAATCGAGGATCGGGGGCTCGCCGTTCGTGCCGATATCGCCGACGTGCTCGCCGACGTGCGCAAGACGCTGGGTAGGTAG